One genomic region from Candidatus Saccharimonadia bacterium encodes:
- a CDS encoding NAD(P)H-hydrate dehydratase: MNDELVRRLLHRPTGVNKYDFGHVLVVGGSPGMVGAPLLAGEAALRAGAGLVTIAAAAHVTDRLERRVREIMTLTLPADPAETARTAAEFAAARRVTAVVVGPGLRAEAAPLCRALVPVVRVPVVLDAGGLLAYRGHISALGELARASPGIIATPHTGEYEKLTDSTLPAARNEIKRAVADFAQRSGLIVVLKGHHSLIARPDGTVRENTTGNPGLATAGTGDVLTGIIAGLLAQGVDAAQAAEAGVYLHGLAGDSARTAKTEAGMVASDVIAYLPEAWRSLER, from the coding sequence ATGAATGATGAACTTGTGCGACGGCTCCTACACCGGCCCACCGGGGTCAACAAATACGATTTTGGCCATGTACTGGTGGTAGGCGGGTCCCCGGGGATGGTGGGTGCGCCGCTGCTCGCCGGCGAGGCCGCGCTGCGGGCGGGCGCGGGGCTGGTGACGATTGCGGCGGCGGCTCATGTAACCGACAGGCTGGAGCGCCGGGTGCGCGAGATCATGACGCTGACGCTGCCGGCGGACCCGGCTGAGACGGCGCGGACGGCGGCCGAGTTTGCGGCCGCGCGGCGCGTGACGGCCGTGGTGGTGGGCCCAGGCCTGCGCGCTGAGGCGGCGCCGCTGTGCCGCGCGCTGGTGCCGGTGGTGCGCGTGCCGGTGGTGCTCGATGCCGGCGGCCTTTTGGCCTACCGAGGCCATATTTCGGCGCTGGGTGAACTAGCGCGAGCGAGCCCCGGCATCATCGCGACACCGCACACGGGTGAGTACGAAAAGTTGACCGACAGCACATTGCCCGCTGCTCGGAATGAAATTAAGCGAGCGGTGGCGGACTTTGCGCAGCGCTCCGGACTCATCGTGGTGCTCAAAGGCCACCATAGCCTCATCGCCCGGCCCGATGGTACGGTGCGCGAAAATACCACGGGCAACCCGGGGCTAGCGACGGCGGGCACGGGCGACGTATTGACCGGCATCATTGCCGGGTTGCTGGCGCAGGGCGTGGACGCGGCGCAGGCTGCCGAGGCCGGCGTGTACCTGCACGGGCTAGCCGGCGACAGCGCGCGAACAGCGAAAACCGAGGCCGGAATGGTGGCCTCGGATGTGATCGCGTATCTGCCGGAGGCCTGGCGGAGCCTGGAGCGCTAG
- a CDS encoding adenylosuccinate synthase gives MKHSEVIAVIGGQWGDEGKGKIVDYLATTADVVIRSQGGDNAGHTVINDHGKFGLHLVPAGIFNPRTLNIIGAGVALNPKTLMKEIAELTQRGVSFDNLVISPKSHLAFEYHRFIDSHQEAARGAKRIDTTKRGIGPTYMDKAERIGLHARMLLYPDRLLAELDDILASKRAKLGVDNEVLHADYYAEFVHEAAATLRPFIRDTEVLVEEHLHKGSRFVLEGAHGTLLDLDHGTYPMVTASNSTAGGLLVGAGMPPLALTKVIGIFKAYQTRVGAGGMPTELHDDLATTIRERGQEFGTTTGRPRRIGYFDGVAARYAHRLNGFTDIALTKVDTLADLGELKIATGYEDAAGAASQFQTEADLLANCHARYQTFPGWTTADLAGVTSYDALPESLKAYCAAITATMPGARLSFVGVGRSREQLIRL, from the coding sequence ATGAAACATTCCGAAGTCATAGCGGTTATCGGTGGTCAGTGGGGTGATGAGGGCAAGGGCAAGATCGTCGATTATCTTGCCACTACCGCCGACGTCGTCATTCGCTCTCAAGGCGGCGATAATGCCGGCCACACCGTTATCAACGACCATGGCAAATTTGGTCTCCACCTCGTACCGGCCGGCATTTTTAACCCCCGCACCCTCAACATCATCGGCGCCGGCGTAGCGCTCAATCCCAAAACGCTCATGAAAGAAATTGCCGAGCTCACGCAGCGCGGCGTGTCGTTCGACAATCTCGTCATTAGTCCCAAATCCCACTTGGCCTTCGAGTACCACCGGTTCATCGACTCGCACCAAGAAGCCGCCCGCGGCGCCAAGCGCATCGACACCACCAAGCGCGGCATCGGCCCCACCTACATGGACAAGGCCGAACGCATCGGCTTGCACGCTCGCATGCTGCTCTACCCCGACCGCCTGCTGGCCGAACTCGACGATATTTTGGCTTCCAAAAGGGCCAAACTCGGCGTCGACAACGAGGTGCTCCACGCCGACTACTACGCCGAATTTGTACACGAGGCCGCGGCCACGCTCAGGCCGTTTATTCGCGACACCGAGGTCCTCGTAGAGGAGCACCTGCACAAGGGCAGCCGTTTTGTGCTCGAAGGCGCCCATGGCACACTGCTCGACCTCGACCACGGCACCTACCCGATGGTCACCGCTTCCAACTCCACCGCCGGCGGGTTGCTCGTGGGCGCCGGCATGCCACCGCTCGCACTCACCAAGGTTATTGGCATCTTCAAGGCCTACCAAACCCGCGTGGGCGCCGGCGGCATGCCCACCGAGCTGCACGACGACCTCGCCACCACCATTCGCGAGCGCGGCCAAGAATTCGGCACCACCACCGGCCGCCCCCGCCGCATCGGCTACTTCGACGGCGTAGCCGCCCGCTACGCCCACCGCCTCAACGGCTTCACCGACATCGCGCTCACCAAAGTCGATACGTTGGCGGATCTCGGCGAGCTCAAAATCGCCACCGGCTACGAAGATGCCGCCGGCGCTGCCAGCCAGTTCCAGACCGAGGCCGATCTATTGGCCAATTGCCATGCCCGCTACCAAACCTTTCCCGGCTGGACCACCGCCGATCTCGCAGGGGTCACTTCCTATGATGCCCTCCCCGAAAGCCTCAAAGCCTACTGCGCGGCCATCACCGCCACAATGCCCGGTGCCCGGTTGAGCTTTGTGGGGGTTGGCCGGTCTCGCGAACAGCTCATTCGGCTCTAA
- a CDS encoding FAD-binding oxidoreductase, with amino-acid sequence MEANATTIVTHAISLRVRGLDIQHRTTAIRLPLARQFATDYAYGMNIKDDLSRLISGELEDAPATLETYSHDASLFEVKPQLVVYPKDSADVRALVKYAKEHKTKLANLSLTARSAGTDMSGGAVNDSIIADFNRHFTAITEITPTEGHAQPGVFYRDFEKATFEHGALMPSYPASRDLCTIGGMVNNNSGGEKSLEFGKTENFVKQLKVVLADGNEYTIGPLTRAQLDVKMQLSTFEGEIYRKTFALVDKHYDAIKAAKPHVTKNSTGYNLWDVWDRDTGIFDLTKLIVGAQGTLGFTTDIKFRLVPHRPHSGVLVVFLRDIDRLGELINVVMKHHPATFESFDDVTLMLSIKFMPYFLQMLGLKKFIHLIIGLIPEGFLLLRGIPKLILMIEFNGETADEVREKVKALDKELFTKRAVYEIEGTEEDPTESQAEKFWVMRRQSFQILRKKVKDKHTAPFIDDLVVNPEYLPEFLPQMRKIIKKYHLFATIAGHMGDGNFHIIPLMKIEDPKELAKLRPAMTETNELVLKYHGVLSGEHNDGMIRGPWLQRSYGDEVYGYFKEVKNIFDPQGIFNPHKKADADWEWTMSHIRQSF; translated from the coding sequence GTGGAAGCGAACGCGACCACCATCGTCACCCATGCCATCTCCTTGCGCGTGCGCGGATTGGACATCCAACATCGTACTACAGCCATCCGCCTGCCTCTAGCCAGACAGTTCGCCACGGATTATGCTTATGGTATGAATATCAAAGACGACCTTTCGCGTCTCATCAGCGGCGAACTCGAAGACGCGCCCGCCACGCTCGAAACCTATTCCCACGACGCCAGCCTCTTTGAGGTCAAGCCGCAGCTCGTGGTCTACCCCAAAGACTCAGCCGACGTCAGAGCCCTCGTTAAATACGCCAAAGAGCACAAAACTAAACTCGCCAACCTCTCGCTCACCGCCCGCAGCGCCGGCACCGACATGTCCGGCGGCGCGGTCAACGACTCCATCATCGCCGACTTCAACCGCCACTTTACGGCTATCACCGAAATTACGCCCACCGAAGGCCACGCCCAGCCCGGCGTGTTTTACCGCGACTTCGAAAAAGCCACCTTCGAGCACGGCGCGCTCATGCCCAGCTATCCGGCCAGCCGCGATCTCTGCACCATCGGCGGCATGGTCAACAACAACTCCGGCGGCGAAAAATCCCTCGAATTCGGCAAAACCGAGAATTTCGTCAAGCAGCTCAAGGTCGTGCTGGCCGACGGCAACGAATACACCATCGGCCCGCTCACTCGGGCCCAGCTCGACGTCAAAATGCAGCTAAGCACCTTCGAAGGCGAGATCTATCGCAAAACCTTCGCGCTGGTCGACAAGCATTACGACGCCATCAAAGCCGCCAAGCCGCACGTCACCAAGAACTCCACCGGCTACAATCTCTGGGACGTCTGGGACCGCGACACCGGCATCTTCGACCTCACCAAACTCATCGTCGGCGCTCAGGGCACGCTCGGTTTCACCACCGATATCAAATTCCGGCTCGTGCCGCACCGCCCCCACTCCGGGGTGCTCGTGGTCTTCTTGCGTGACATCGACCGCCTCGGCGAGCTCATCAATGTGGTAATGAAACACCACCCCGCCACCTTCGAATCGTTCGACGACGTCACGCTCATGCTCTCGATCAAATTCATGCCGTATTTTCTCCAAATGCTCGGTCTAAAAAAGTTTATTCATCTCATTATTGGCCTCATTCCCGAGGGCTTTTTGCTGCTGCGCGGCATTCCCAAGCTCATCTTAATGATCGAATTCAACGGCGAAACGGCCGATGAGGTACGCGAAAAAGTGAAGGCCCTCGACAAAGAGCTCTTTACCAAGCGTGCCGTGTACGAAATCGAAGGAACCGAAGAAGACCCTACCGAGTCCCAAGCCGAAAAATTCTGGGTAATGCGCCGCCAAAGCTTCCAGATCTTGCGCAAAAAAGTCAAAGACAAGCACACAGCGCCGTTCATCGATGACCTTGTGGTAAACCCCGAATACCTACCGGAATTTCTGCCCCAAATGCGCAAAATCATCAAAAAATACCATCTCTTTGCCACCATCGCCGGCCACATGGGCGACGGCAACTTCCACATCATCCCCCTCATGAAAATCGAAGACCCCAAGGAGCTCGCCAAACTCCGCCCCGCCATGACCGAAACCAACGAACTCGTTCTCAAATACCACGGCGTGCTCTCGGGCGAACACAACGACGGCATGATCCGCGGCCCCTGGCTCCAGCGCAGCTACGGCGATGAAGTGTATGGCTACTTCAAAGAGGTCAAGAATATTTTCGACCCTCAAGGCATCTTCAACCCGCACAAAAAAGCCGACGCCGATTGGGAGTGGACCATGAGCCACATTCGACAGAGCTTTTAA